The Megalopta genalis isolate 19385.01 chromosome 12, iyMegGena1_principal, whole genome shotgun sequence genome window below encodes:
- the unk gene encoding RING finger protein unk isoform X6, with product MKSDSKPLLTAQAEKANHYTYLKEFRVEQCPLFIQRKCTQHRPFTCFNWHFMNQRRRRPVRKRDRTFNYSADNYCTKYDETTGICPDGDECPFLHRTAGDTERRYHLRYYKTCMCVHDTDTRGFCVKNGPHCAFAHGNHDLRPPVYDIKEIQALENPDSDPNSSSNGPNILDKERNLMNEDPKWQDTNYVLSNYKTEPCKRPPRLCRQGYACPQYHNSKDKRRSPRKYKYRSTPCPNVKHGEEWGEPGNCEQGDACTYCHTRTEQQFHPEIYKSTKCNDVQQAGYCPRGVFCAFAHVDRECTLINLLPTEEMSLARDMAVPIDCGTNLADILSNALPPDKRSHEKDKPLSDSSNGSGEVSESASTSSIGSNSSHSKAPGAQLHNSNSNTAVNTSNQHKLSILYNPSSLLQVGEIRKQMVAIDSDPLLTKAEKAQQKQSLYIAYSLNGTLGSHSLATTVSPLSSSFYPNDTVESVVAGLASSGLLGSSAPVNIPGMADRSFPTNFSPSTSSPLQQLHSASFLTGSRFSHQDSMESTMPFMNQVSDPFSNHISQLSSSASKLSGFNSSLFDFTNQGMSPSRTQPLPASPLVNAFSISPSNTGSLSEVQRLREELTSSRAQLATWEERINQARAACAAWQLETEEATSRARIAEQQRDEALLKVKALTAENEASSGGGPYLHTLRRTSELRTLSIAALKTIQSQLRSDLEEVEKVLYRETATKCMVCEEQNRTVTLSPCNHYVVCSTCAPNQRECPYCQTPVVSTS from the exons ATGAAGTCCGACTCTAAACCTTTGTTGACAGCTCAGGCGGAAAAGGCGAATCATTACAC ATACTTGAAGGAATTTCGCGTCGAACAATGTCCCCTCTTTATACAGCGCAAATGCACACAACACCGACCCTTCACGTGCTTCAACTGGCACTTTATGAACCAGCGGAGGCGCAGACCGGTGAGAAAGAGGGACCGCACCTTCAACTATAGCGCCGATAATTATTGCACCAAGTACGACGAGACCACCGGCATATGTCCAGATGGAGACGA ATGTCCATTTCTTCACCGCACCGCTGGAGACACAGAAAGACGTTATCATCTTCGTTATTACAAGACTTGCATGTGTGTCCATGATACGGACACACGTGGATTCTGTGTCAAGAATGGACCTCATTGTGCCTTTGCACATGGCAATCATGATCTTCGTCCACCTGTCTATGACATCAAAGAAATACAGGCGCTGGAAAATCCTGATTCAGATCCCAATTCGTCATCGAATGGACCAAATATATTGGATAAAGAAAGGAATTTAATGAACGAAGATCCCAAGTGGCAGGATACAAACTATGTACTCAGTAACTATAAAACAGAACCATGCAAACGTCCACCGAGACTTTGTCGTCAGGGTTATGCTTGTCCGCAATATCACAATAGCAAAGATAAAAGACGTAGTCCgcgtaaatataaatatcg GTCTACACCGTGTCCGAATGTAAAACACGGAGAGGAATGGGGTGAACCAGGAAATTGCGAACAGGGAGACGCTTGTACGTACTGTCATACGCGTACGGAACAGCAGTTTCATCCTGAAATATACAAATCTACAAAATGCAATGATGTACAGCAGGCTGGTTATTGTCCACGCGGAGTCTTTTGTGCATTCGCACATGTCGACCGTGAGTGTACCCTCATAAATC TGTTGCCAACAGAAGAAATGAGCCTGGCGAGGGACATGGCGGTACCTATAGATTGTGGCACCAATCTGGCAGATATTCTCAGTAACGCGCTTCCACCTGACAAGCGCAGTCATGAAAAAGATAAACCACTTAGCGATAGCAGT AATGGAAGCGGTGAAGTATCAGAGTCAGCAAGTACCAGTAGCATTGGTAGCAACAGTTCACACAGTAAAGCTCCTGGTGCTCAACTTCATAATTCGAATTCCAATACTGCTGTAAATACTTCGAATCAACATAAGTTAAGCATACTGTACAATCCTAGTTCACTCCTCCAGGTT GGCGAAATTCGTAAACAAATGGTTGCTATAGATAGCGATCCCTTATTAACAAAAGCTGAGAAGGCTCAGCAAAAACAAAGTTTGTACATTGCTTATAGTTTAAATGGAACCTTGGGCAGTCATTCGTTAGCAACTACCGTATCACCACTTTCAAGTTCATTTTATCCAAATGATACCGTTGAATCTGTAGTAG CAGGCCTAGCAAGTTCTGGATTATTGGGGAGCTCGGCTCCAGTTAATATTCCTGGAATGGCTGATCGTTCGTTTCCTACCAATTTTTCACCGTCTACATCCAGCCCACTTCAGCAATTACATTCAGCAAGTTTTCTTACTGGGTCCAGGTTTTCTCATCAAGATTCTATGGAATCG ACTATGCCATTTATGAATCAAGTATCAGATCCATTTAGCAATCATATCTCACAACTTAGCAGTTCAGCTTCTAAACTTAGTGGATTTAATAGTAGCTTATTTGATTTTACGAATCAAGGAATGTCTCCATCTCGTACACAACCTCTCCCAGCATCTCCGTTGGTCAATGCATTTTCCATCAGTCCTAGTAATACAGGATCTTTGTCCGAG GTACAAAGGCTTAGAGAAGAATTAACATCGAGCCGCGCTCAATTAGCAACATGGGAGGAACGAATTAACCAAGCTAGAGCAGCTTGCGCCGCCTGGCAATTAGAAACCGAGGAAGCTACAAGTAGAGCAAGAATCGCTGAACAGCAGAGAGATGAA GCcctattgaaagtgaaagcttTGACGGCAGAGAACGAAGCATCCAGCGGTGGTGGCCCTTACCTTCATACATTGAGAAGAACAAGTGAACTTAGAACATTGTCGATAGCTGCGTTAAAGACGATTCAATCGCAACTCCGTTCGGATCTCGAAGAGGTGGAAAAG GTGCTGTACAGAGAAACGGCAACAAAGTGCATGGTTTGTGAGGAACAAAATCGCACTGTTACCCTCTCACCCTGTAACCACTACGTGGTCTGCTCGACGTGCGCTCCAAATCAACGAGAGTGCCCGTACTGCCAGACTCCGGTTGTCTCCACAAGTTAG
- the unk gene encoding RING finger protein unk isoform X1 — MKSDSKPLLTAQAEKANHYTYLKEFRVEQCPLFIQRKCTQHRPFTCFNWHFMNQRRRRPVRKRDRTFNYSADNYCTKYDETTGICPDGDECPFLHRTAGDTERRYHLRYYKTCMCVHDTDTRGFCVKNGPHCAFAHGNHDLRPPVYDIKEIQALENPDSDPNSSSNGPNILDKERNLMNEDPKWQDTNYVLSNYKTEPCKRPPRLCRQGYACPQYHNSKDKRRSPRKYKYRSTPCPNVKHGEEWGEPGNCEQGDACTYCHTRTEQQFHPEIYKSTKCNDVQQAGYCPRGVFCAFAHVDRECTLINLLPTEEMSLARDMAVPIDCGTNLADILSNALPPDKRSHEKDKPLSDSSNGSGEVSESASTSSIGSNSSHSKAPGAQLHNSNSNTAVNTSNQHKLSILYNPSSLLQVGEIRKQMVAIDSDPLLTKAEKAQQKQSLYIAYSLNGTLGSHSLATTVSPLSSSFYPNDTVESVVGNALDELHLDDPLNLVESIHRDTNSPISNSISAGLASSGLLGSSAPVNIPGMADRSFPTNFSPSTSSPLQQLHSASFLTGSRFSHQDSMESTMPFMNQVSDPFSNHISQLSSSASKLSGFNSSLFDFTNQGMSPSRTQPLPASPLVNAFSISPSNTGSLSEVQRLREELTSSRAQLATWEERINQARAACAAWQLETEEATSRARIAEQQRDEALLKVKALTAENEASSGGGPYLHTLRRTSELRTLSIAALKTIQSQLRSDLEEVEKVLYRETATKCMVCEEQNRTVTLSPCNHYVVCSTCAPNQRECPYCQTPVVSTS; from the exons ATGAAGTCCGACTCTAAACCTTTGTTGACAGCTCAGGCGGAAAAGGCGAATCATTACAC ATACTTGAAGGAATTTCGCGTCGAACAATGTCCCCTCTTTATACAGCGCAAATGCACACAACACCGACCCTTCACGTGCTTCAACTGGCACTTTATGAACCAGCGGAGGCGCAGACCGGTGAGAAAGAGGGACCGCACCTTCAACTATAGCGCCGATAATTATTGCACCAAGTACGACGAGACCACCGGCATATGTCCAGATGGAGACGA ATGTCCATTTCTTCACCGCACCGCTGGAGACACAGAAAGACGTTATCATCTTCGTTATTACAAGACTTGCATGTGTGTCCATGATACGGACACACGTGGATTCTGTGTCAAGAATGGACCTCATTGTGCCTTTGCACATGGCAATCATGATCTTCGTCCACCTGTCTATGACATCAAAGAAATACAGGCGCTGGAAAATCCTGATTCAGATCCCAATTCGTCATCGAATGGACCAAATATATTGGATAAAGAAAGGAATTTAATGAACGAAGATCCCAAGTGGCAGGATACAAACTATGTACTCAGTAACTATAAAACAGAACCATGCAAACGTCCACCGAGACTTTGTCGTCAGGGTTATGCTTGTCCGCAATATCACAATAGCAAAGATAAAAGACGTAGTCCgcgtaaatataaatatcg GTCTACACCGTGTCCGAATGTAAAACACGGAGAGGAATGGGGTGAACCAGGAAATTGCGAACAGGGAGACGCTTGTACGTACTGTCATACGCGTACGGAACAGCAGTTTCATCCTGAAATATACAAATCTACAAAATGCAATGATGTACAGCAGGCTGGTTATTGTCCACGCGGAGTCTTTTGTGCATTCGCACATGTCGACCGTGAGTGTACCCTCATAAATC TGTTGCCAACAGAAGAAATGAGCCTGGCGAGGGACATGGCGGTACCTATAGATTGTGGCACCAATCTGGCAGATATTCTCAGTAACGCGCTTCCACCTGACAAGCGCAGTCATGAAAAAGATAAACCACTTAGCGATAGCAGT AATGGAAGCGGTGAAGTATCAGAGTCAGCAAGTACCAGTAGCATTGGTAGCAACAGTTCACACAGTAAAGCTCCTGGTGCTCAACTTCATAATTCGAATTCCAATACTGCTGTAAATACTTCGAATCAACATAAGTTAAGCATACTGTACAATCCTAGTTCACTCCTCCAGGTT GGCGAAATTCGTAAACAAATGGTTGCTATAGATAGCGATCCCTTATTAACAAAAGCTGAGAAGGCTCAGCAAAAACAAAGTTTGTACATTGCTTATAGTTTAAATGGAACCTTGGGCAGTCATTCGTTAGCAACTACCGTATCACCACTTTCAAGTTCATTTTATCCAAATGATACCGTTGAATCTGTAGTAG GGAATGCATTAGACGAGTTGCATTTAGATGATCCTTTAAATTTAGTTGAATCAATTCATAGGGATACTAATTCACCAATTAGCAATTCAATATCAGCAGGCCTAGCAAGTTCTGGATTATTGGGGAGCTCGGCTCCAGTTAATATTCCTGGAATGGCTGATCGTTCGTTTCCTACCAATTTTTCACCGTCTACATCCAGCCCACTTCAGCAATTACATTCAGCAAGTTTTCTTACTGGGTCCAGGTTTTCTCATCAAGATTCTATGGAATCG ACTATGCCATTTATGAATCAAGTATCAGATCCATTTAGCAATCATATCTCACAACTTAGCAGTTCAGCTTCTAAACTTAGTGGATTTAATAGTAGCTTATTTGATTTTACGAATCAAGGAATGTCTCCATCTCGTACACAACCTCTCCCAGCATCTCCGTTGGTCAATGCATTTTCCATCAGTCCTAGTAATACAGGATCTTTGTCCGAG GTACAAAGGCTTAGAGAAGAATTAACATCGAGCCGCGCTCAATTAGCAACATGGGAGGAACGAATTAACCAAGCTAGAGCAGCTTGCGCCGCCTGGCAATTAGAAACCGAGGAAGCTACAAGTAGAGCAAGAATCGCTGAACAGCAGAGAGATGAA GCcctattgaaagtgaaagcttTGACGGCAGAGAACGAAGCATCCAGCGGTGGTGGCCCTTACCTTCATACATTGAGAAGAACAAGTGAACTTAGAACATTGTCGATAGCTGCGTTAAAGACGATTCAATCGCAACTCCGTTCGGATCTCGAAGAGGTGGAAAAG GTGCTGTACAGAGAAACGGCAACAAAGTGCATGGTTTGTGAGGAACAAAATCGCACTGTTACCCTCTCACCCTGTAACCACTACGTGGTCTGCTCGACGTGCGCTCCAAATCAACGAGAGTGCCCGTACTGCCAGACTCCGGTTGTCTCCACAAGTTAG
- the unk gene encoding RING finger protein unk isoform X5 yields the protein MKSDSKPLLTAQAEKANHYTYLKEFRVEQCPLFIQRKCTQHRPFTCFNWHFMNQRRRRPVRKRDRTFNYSADNYCTKYDETTGICPDGDECPFLHRTAGDTERRYHLRYYKTCMCVHDTDTRGFCVKNGPHCAFAHGNHDLRPPVYDIKEIQALENPDSDPNSSSNGPNILDKERNLMNEDPKWQDTNYVLSNYKTEPCKRPPRLCRQGYACPQYHNSKDKRRSPRKYKYRSTPCPNVKHGEEWGEPGNCEQGDACTYCHTRTEQQFHPEIYKSTKCNDVQQAGYCPRGVFCAFAHVDQMSLARDMAVPIDCGTNLADILSNALPPDKRSHEKDKPLSDSSNGSGEVSESASTSSIGSNSSHSKAPGAQLHNSNSNTAVNTSNQHKLSILYNPSSLLQVGEIRKQMVAIDSDPLLTKAEKAQQKQSLYIAYSLNGTLGSHSLATTVSPLSSSFYPNDTVESVVGNALDELHLDDPLNLVESIHRDTNSPISNSISAGLASSGLLGSSAPVNIPGMADRSFPTNFSPSTSSPLQQLHSASFLTGSRFSHQDSMESTMPFMNQVSDPFSNHISQLSSSASKLSGFNSSLFDFTNQGMSPSRTQPLPASPLVNAFSISPSNTGSLSEVQRLREELTSSRAQLATWEERINQARAACAAWQLETEEATSRARIAEQQRDEALLKVKALTAENEASSGGGPYLHTLRRTSELRTLSIAALKTIQSQLRSDLEEVEKVLYRETATKCMVCEEQNRTVTLSPCNHYVVCSTCAPNQRECPYCQTPVVSTS from the exons ATGAAGTCCGACTCTAAACCTTTGTTGACAGCTCAGGCGGAAAAGGCGAATCATTACAC ATACTTGAAGGAATTTCGCGTCGAACAATGTCCCCTCTTTATACAGCGCAAATGCACACAACACCGACCCTTCACGTGCTTCAACTGGCACTTTATGAACCAGCGGAGGCGCAGACCGGTGAGAAAGAGGGACCGCACCTTCAACTATAGCGCCGATAATTATTGCACCAAGTACGACGAGACCACCGGCATATGTCCAGATGGAGACGA ATGTCCATTTCTTCACCGCACCGCTGGAGACACAGAAAGACGTTATCATCTTCGTTATTACAAGACTTGCATGTGTGTCCATGATACGGACACACGTGGATTCTGTGTCAAGAATGGACCTCATTGTGCCTTTGCACATGGCAATCATGATCTTCGTCCACCTGTCTATGACATCAAAGAAATACAGGCGCTGGAAAATCCTGATTCAGATCCCAATTCGTCATCGAATGGACCAAATATATTGGATAAAGAAAGGAATTTAATGAACGAAGATCCCAAGTGGCAGGATACAAACTATGTACTCAGTAACTATAAAACAGAACCATGCAAACGTCCACCGAGACTTTGTCGTCAGGGTTATGCTTGTCCGCAATATCACAATAGCAAAGATAAAAGACGTAGTCCgcgtaaatataaatatcg GTCTACACCGTGTCCGAATGTAAAACACGGAGAGGAATGGGGTGAACCAGGAAATTGCGAACAGGGAGACGCTTGTACGTACTGTCATACGCGTACGGAACAGCAGTTTCATCCTGAAATATACAAATCTACAAAATGCAATGATGTACAGCAGGCTGGTTATTGTCCACGCGGAGTCTTTTGTGCATTCGCACATGTCGACC AAATGAGCCTGGCGAGGGACATGGCGGTACCTATAGATTGTGGCACCAATCTGGCAGATATTCTCAGTAACGCGCTTCCACCTGACAAGCGCAGTCATGAAAAAGATAAACCACTTAGCGATAGCAGT AATGGAAGCGGTGAAGTATCAGAGTCAGCAAGTACCAGTAGCATTGGTAGCAACAGTTCACACAGTAAAGCTCCTGGTGCTCAACTTCATAATTCGAATTCCAATACTGCTGTAAATACTTCGAATCAACATAAGTTAAGCATACTGTACAATCCTAGTTCACTCCTCCAGGTT GGCGAAATTCGTAAACAAATGGTTGCTATAGATAGCGATCCCTTATTAACAAAAGCTGAGAAGGCTCAGCAAAAACAAAGTTTGTACATTGCTTATAGTTTAAATGGAACCTTGGGCAGTCATTCGTTAGCAACTACCGTATCACCACTTTCAAGTTCATTTTATCCAAATGATACCGTTGAATCTGTAGTAG GGAATGCATTAGACGAGTTGCATTTAGATGATCCTTTAAATTTAGTTGAATCAATTCATAGGGATACTAATTCACCAATTAGCAATTCAATATCAGCAGGCCTAGCAAGTTCTGGATTATTGGGGAGCTCGGCTCCAGTTAATATTCCTGGAATGGCTGATCGTTCGTTTCCTACCAATTTTTCACCGTCTACATCCAGCCCACTTCAGCAATTACATTCAGCAAGTTTTCTTACTGGGTCCAGGTTTTCTCATCAAGATTCTATGGAATCG ACTATGCCATTTATGAATCAAGTATCAGATCCATTTAGCAATCATATCTCACAACTTAGCAGTTCAGCTTCTAAACTTAGTGGATTTAATAGTAGCTTATTTGATTTTACGAATCAAGGAATGTCTCCATCTCGTACACAACCTCTCCCAGCATCTCCGTTGGTCAATGCATTTTCCATCAGTCCTAGTAATACAGGATCTTTGTCCGAG GTACAAAGGCTTAGAGAAGAATTAACATCGAGCCGCGCTCAATTAGCAACATGGGAGGAACGAATTAACCAAGCTAGAGCAGCTTGCGCCGCCTGGCAATTAGAAACCGAGGAAGCTACAAGTAGAGCAAGAATCGCTGAACAGCAGAGAGATGAA GCcctattgaaagtgaaagcttTGACGGCAGAGAACGAAGCATCCAGCGGTGGTGGCCCTTACCTTCATACATTGAGAAGAACAAGTGAACTTAGAACATTGTCGATAGCTGCGTTAAAGACGATTCAATCGCAACTCCGTTCGGATCTCGAAGAGGTGGAAAAG GTGCTGTACAGAGAAACGGCAACAAAGTGCATGGTTTGTGAGGAACAAAATCGCACTGTTACCCTCTCACCCTGTAACCACTACGTGGTCTGCTCGACGTGCGCTCCAAATCAACGAGAGTGCCCGTACTGCCAGACTCCGGTTGTCTCCACAAGTTAG
- the unk gene encoding RING finger protein unk isoform X2, which produces MKSDSKPLLTAQAEKANHYTYLKEFRVEQCPLFIQRKCTQHRPFTCFNWHFMNQRRRRPVRKRDRTFNYSADNYCTKYDETTGICPDGDECPFLHRTAGDTERRYHLRYYKTCMCVHDTDTRGFCVKNGPHCAFAHGNHDLRPPVYDIKEIQALENPDSDPNSSSNGPNILDKERNLMNEDPKWQDTNYVLSNYKTEPCKRPPRLCRQGYACPQYHNSKDKRRSPRKYKYRSTPCPNVKHGEEWGEPGNCEQGDACTYCHTRTEQQFHPEIYKSTKCNDVQQAGYCPRGVFCAFAHVDRECTLINQEMSLARDMAVPIDCGTNLADILSNALPPDKRSHEKDKPLSDSSNGSGEVSESASTSSIGSNSSHSKAPGAQLHNSNSNTAVNTSNQHKLSILYNPSSLLQVGEIRKQMVAIDSDPLLTKAEKAQQKQSLYIAYSLNGTLGSHSLATTVSPLSSSFYPNDTVESVVGNALDELHLDDPLNLVESIHRDTNSPISNSISAGLASSGLLGSSAPVNIPGMADRSFPTNFSPSTSSPLQQLHSASFLTGSRFSHQDSMESTMPFMNQVSDPFSNHISQLSSSASKLSGFNSSLFDFTNQGMSPSRTQPLPASPLVNAFSISPSNTGSLSEVQRLREELTSSRAQLATWEERINQARAACAAWQLETEEATSRARIAEQQRDEALLKVKALTAENEASSGGGPYLHTLRRTSELRTLSIAALKTIQSQLRSDLEEVEKVLYRETATKCMVCEEQNRTVTLSPCNHYVVCSTCAPNQRECPYCQTPVVSTS; this is translated from the exons ATGAAGTCCGACTCTAAACCTTTGTTGACAGCTCAGGCGGAAAAGGCGAATCATTACAC ATACTTGAAGGAATTTCGCGTCGAACAATGTCCCCTCTTTATACAGCGCAAATGCACACAACACCGACCCTTCACGTGCTTCAACTGGCACTTTATGAACCAGCGGAGGCGCAGACCGGTGAGAAAGAGGGACCGCACCTTCAACTATAGCGCCGATAATTATTGCACCAAGTACGACGAGACCACCGGCATATGTCCAGATGGAGACGA ATGTCCATTTCTTCACCGCACCGCTGGAGACACAGAAAGACGTTATCATCTTCGTTATTACAAGACTTGCATGTGTGTCCATGATACGGACACACGTGGATTCTGTGTCAAGAATGGACCTCATTGTGCCTTTGCACATGGCAATCATGATCTTCGTCCACCTGTCTATGACATCAAAGAAATACAGGCGCTGGAAAATCCTGATTCAGATCCCAATTCGTCATCGAATGGACCAAATATATTGGATAAAGAAAGGAATTTAATGAACGAAGATCCCAAGTGGCAGGATACAAACTATGTACTCAGTAACTATAAAACAGAACCATGCAAACGTCCACCGAGACTTTGTCGTCAGGGTTATGCTTGTCCGCAATATCACAATAGCAAAGATAAAAGACGTAGTCCgcgtaaatataaatatcg GTCTACACCGTGTCCGAATGTAAAACACGGAGAGGAATGGGGTGAACCAGGAAATTGCGAACAGGGAGACGCTTGTACGTACTGTCATACGCGTACGGAACAGCAGTTTCATCCTGAAATATACAAATCTACAAAATGCAATGATGTACAGCAGGCTGGTTATTGTCCACGCGGAGTCTTTTGTGCATTCGCACATGTCGACCGTGAGTGTACCCTCATAAATC AAGAAATGAGCCTGGCGAGGGACATGGCGGTACCTATAGATTGTGGCACCAATCTGGCAGATATTCTCAGTAACGCGCTTCCACCTGACAAGCGCAGTCATGAAAAAGATAAACCACTTAGCGATAGCAGT AATGGAAGCGGTGAAGTATCAGAGTCAGCAAGTACCAGTAGCATTGGTAGCAACAGTTCACACAGTAAAGCTCCTGGTGCTCAACTTCATAATTCGAATTCCAATACTGCTGTAAATACTTCGAATCAACATAAGTTAAGCATACTGTACAATCCTAGTTCACTCCTCCAGGTT GGCGAAATTCGTAAACAAATGGTTGCTATAGATAGCGATCCCTTATTAACAAAAGCTGAGAAGGCTCAGCAAAAACAAAGTTTGTACATTGCTTATAGTTTAAATGGAACCTTGGGCAGTCATTCGTTAGCAACTACCGTATCACCACTTTCAAGTTCATTTTATCCAAATGATACCGTTGAATCTGTAGTAG GGAATGCATTAGACGAGTTGCATTTAGATGATCCTTTAAATTTAGTTGAATCAATTCATAGGGATACTAATTCACCAATTAGCAATTCAATATCAGCAGGCCTAGCAAGTTCTGGATTATTGGGGAGCTCGGCTCCAGTTAATATTCCTGGAATGGCTGATCGTTCGTTTCCTACCAATTTTTCACCGTCTACATCCAGCCCACTTCAGCAATTACATTCAGCAAGTTTTCTTACTGGGTCCAGGTTTTCTCATCAAGATTCTATGGAATCG ACTATGCCATTTATGAATCAAGTATCAGATCCATTTAGCAATCATATCTCACAACTTAGCAGTTCAGCTTCTAAACTTAGTGGATTTAATAGTAGCTTATTTGATTTTACGAATCAAGGAATGTCTCCATCTCGTACACAACCTCTCCCAGCATCTCCGTTGGTCAATGCATTTTCCATCAGTCCTAGTAATACAGGATCTTTGTCCGAG GTACAAAGGCTTAGAGAAGAATTAACATCGAGCCGCGCTCAATTAGCAACATGGGAGGAACGAATTAACCAAGCTAGAGCAGCTTGCGCCGCCTGGCAATTAGAAACCGAGGAAGCTACAAGTAGAGCAAGAATCGCTGAACAGCAGAGAGATGAA GCcctattgaaagtgaaagcttTGACGGCAGAGAACGAAGCATCCAGCGGTGGTGGCCCTTACCTTCATACATTGAGAAGAACAAGTGAACTTAGAACATTGTCGATAGCTGCGTTAAAGACGATTCAATCGCAACTCCGTTCGGATCTCGAAGAGGTGGAAAAG GTGCTGTACAGAGAAACGGCAACAAAGTGCATGGTTTGTGAGGAACAAAATCGCACTGTTACCCTCTCACCCTGTAACCACTACGTGGTCTGCTCGACGTGCGCTCCAAATCAACGAGAGTGCCCGTACTGCCAGACTCCGGTTGTCTCCACAAGTTAG